The Fodinibius saliphilus genome has a segment encoding these proteins:
- the flgA gene encoding flagellar basal body P-ring formation chaperone FlgA: MKAHGELERLGENDRDTKQMILQQAKEQLLQQFSAENYRFDIKARWIPRRLLEVGVQGILGVQLDGNVRRYTNFEVLYRDHQKKRRVQIQLVVELEKKVPVVIRRIRSGSEIKKEDLKNQWVSLSRNKDNLIEDVDTLIGKTLRRTLLTGQPVQKSFISREFIVEAGDQVQVLIRKKGIQVQVAGEARENGAKGDKIRIYSDETRRKYVGEVVRSGLILWKNTL; encoded by the coding sequence GTGAAAGCTCATGGGGAATTAGAACGCCTGGGTGAGAATGATAGGGACACCAAACAGATGATTCTCCAACAGGCCAAAGAGCAGCTGCTTCAACAGTTTTCGGCCGAAAACTATCGGTTCGACATTAAAGCCCGTTGGATTCCTCGGCGTCTTTTAGAAGTAGGTGTGCAGGGTATTCTTGGGGTACAACTGGATGGGAATGTACGCCGATATACCAATTTTGAAGTTTTATATCGAGATCATCAAAAGAAAAGGCGTGTACAAATACAGCTCGTGGTAGAACTTGAAAAGAAAGTACCAGTAGTGATACGTCGAATACGATCGGGTAGTGAGATCAAAAAAGAGGATCTGAAAAACCAGTGGGTGTCTTTATCACGAAATAAAGACAATTTGATTGAAGATGTTGACACCTTGATTGGTAAAACATTGCGAAGAACGCTTCTTACCGGCCAGCCGGTGCAGAAGTCTTTTATTAGTAGAGAATTTATAGTAGAAGCAGGGGATCAGGTACAAGTATTAATACGGAAAAAAGGAATCCAGGTCCAGGTTGCAGGTGAAGCTCGTGAAAACGGTGCAAAAGGAGATAAGATTAGAATTTATAGCGATGAAACGAGAAGAAAATATGTGGGCGAAGTTGTTCGCTCGGGATTAATATTATGGAAAAATACACTTTGA
- the flgG gene encoding flagellar basal-body rod protein FlgG, with protein MPFRALSTAALGMSAQQKSVDNIANNLANVGTTGYKRSTIAFQDLFYEDISVSKPGGAANRISEDSPRLQIGHGSQAVSTIRNFMQGSMSETGNPLDMGISGNGFFRVEMPDGSIGYTRDGNFSRDSSGMLINNSGLPLAEQIEVPMEAQAIEVSQNGTVTALMGDNQKVELGQIEIARFSNPAGLQAKGGNIYKETEASGMAFVDRPGSEGFGVVRQGYLESSNVDVVQEMVQLIEAQRAYETNSKMVKSAEDMMSVTNSIKR; from the coding sequence ATGCCTTTTAGAGCTTTATCAACGGCAGCGCTCGGGATGAGTGCCCAACAAAAATCGGTAGATAACATTGCTAATAATTTAGCTAATGTTGGAACAACAGGTTATAAACGAAGCACTATTGCTTTTCAAGATCTATTCTATGAGGATATTTCTGTTTCGAAACCCGGTGGGGCAGCTAATAGAATATCTGAAGATAGTCCTCGCTTGCAGATAGGCCATGGTTCACAGGCCGTTTCGACGATCAGAAACTTTATGCAGGGATCAATGTCAGAAACCGGCAATCCCTTAGATATGGGAATCAGCGGAAATGGATTTTTCCGGGTTGAAATGCCGGATGGTTCTATTGGCTATACCCGAGATGGTAATTTTAGTCGTGATTCTTCCGGGATGCTGATAAATAATTCGGGTTTACCCCTTGCCGAACAGATTGAGGTTCCAATGGAGGCACAGGCCATTGAGGTAAGTCAGAATGGAACAGTAACGGCGCTAATGGGAGATAACCAAAAAGTTGAGCTTGGTCAGATTGAGATCGCTCGCTTCTCGAACCCGGCCGGACTTCAGGCTAAAGGAGGAAATATTTATAAAGAAACGGAAGCCTCAGGGATGGCTTTTGTTGACCGCCCGGGATCAGAAGGTTTTGGTGTAGTGCGACAAGGTTATCTTGAAAGCTCAAATGTTGATGTTGTACAAGAGATGGTTCAGCTAATTGAAGCACAGCGGGCATATGAAACCAATTCAAAAATGGTGAAGTCTGCTGAAGATATGATGTCAGTAACAAACTCTATTAAACGATAA
- a CDS encoding flagellar hook-basal body protein — translation MAQNLKVYVSESVLTEVLLTKQRSIVEDLMTDGIQAQMQAMQMLRKAQDVTANNLANINTPGFKGSKVFYRMVQEEVNGKSVTRAMPQQELDMTQGVLEATGNDLDMGIKGKGFFVVQGEEGQKLTRDGRMHVSNDGYLVDGRGAKVMGDSGPIYMPQYLQAGGKNGEPAKVEVADDGTIRLNSEVLDKLKIVQVEDTSQLDRMGSNYFAVQQSAMIDDNSSRVRQGYYESGNVNPLDEMVDMMQTTKMFETQQRAIKTTDEMLGQVTSRLGKF, via the coding sequence GTGGCACAAAATTTGAAGGTATATGTATCTGAATCGGTACTAACCGAAGTTTTATTAACGAAACAAAGAAGTATTGTAGAGGATCTTATGACTGACGGTATACAGGCCCAAATGCAGGCGATGCAGATGCTTAGAAAAGCACAAGATGTTACTGCTAATAATTTAGCAAACATCAATACGCCTGGTTTTAAAGGTAGTAAGGTATTTTATCGGATGGTTCAGGAAGAAGTTAACGGTAAATCTGTAACTCGTGCTATGCCCCAGCAAGAATTAGATATGACCCAAGGGGTTTTGGAAGCAACAGGTAACGACCTTGATATGGGGATCAAGGGGAAAGGCTTTTTTGTAGTGCAAGGTGAAGAAGGACAAAAGCTGACCCGCGATGGCCGAATGCATGTTAGTAATGATGGGTATTTGGTTGATGGACGAGGAGCAAAGGTTATGGGGGATTCAGGACCTATATATATGCCTCAGTATCTGCAAGCCGGTGGAAAGAATGGAGAACCGGCAAAAGTTGAAGTGGCCGATGACGGTACCATTAGATTAAATAGCGAAGTGCTTGACAAATTGAAGATTGTGCAAGTAGAAGATACCTCTCAGCTAGATCGCATGGGTAGTAACTATTTTGCTGTGCAGCAGAGTGCTATGATTGATGATAACTCTAGCAGGGTAAGACAAGGTTATTATGAATCTGGGAATGTAAATCCTCTTGATGAGATGGTTGATATGATGCAGACTACGAAAATGTTTGAAACGCAGCAACGAGCAATTAAAACTACAGACGAAATGCTTGGACAGGTTACGTCTAGGTTGGGAAAATTTTAA
- the flhB gene encoding flagellar biosynthesis protein FlhB, whose protein sequence is MSDQSSAQEKTEDPTQQRLEKAREEGNVSVSKEVSSVVIMVISLFTILSVGEFIYGKFVQLFETFFLNAGAAIQNQDQALAYLKEAFLAGFEAMTPLLIVLIITAFLVNAIQTKMAFSIKALEPKFSNLNPIEGVKNIFSMKGLMELAKGIVKLTAVVGIAYSTITTNANTFLSFAVTPMEYGLQESGYYILTFLGKVFAALFVLSVADALYQQYQHKEDLKMSKKEVKDERKESEGDPQMKGKRKEMGQALRHKRMDHAVLESDVVVTNPTHYAVALQYDPEANSAPLVMAKGQRYKAQKIKKLAREFDVPIVENKPVAQALFASAEVDQHIPEDMYRAVAEILAYVYKLKNKHNI, encoded by the coding sequence ATGTCAGACCAAAGCTCGGCTCAAGAAAAAACGGAAGACCCCACACAGCAGAGGCTTGAAAAAGCTCGTGAGGAGGGGAATGTCAGTGTCAGTAAAGAAGTGTCTTCTGTTGTAATTATGGTAATATCACTATTTACCATCTTGAGTGTCGGAGAGTTCATCTATGGAAAATTTGTTCAGCTCTTCGAAACTTTTTTCCTCAATGCCGGGGCAGCCATTCAAAACCAAGATCAAGCTCTTGCATATCTTAAGGAGGCCTTCTTAGCTGGCTTCGAAGCGATGACCCCTCTTCTCATTGTATTAATCATTACCGCCTTCTTAGTAAATGCCATTCAAACCAAGATGGCTTTTTCCATAAAAGCCCTGGAACCAAAATTCAGCAACCTGAATCCCATAGAAGGAGTTAAAAACATCTTTTCCATGAAAGGGCTTATGGAGCTGGCAAAAGGGATAGTAAAGCTTACTGCTGTAGTAGGTATTGCATACTCCACTATTACCACCAATGCCAACACCTTTCTCTCTTTTGCTGTAACCCCTATGGAATATGGGCTGCAAGAGTCAGGGTACTATATACTCACTTTTTTAGGCAAAGTTTTTGCAGCTCTATTTGTCCTGTCCGTTGCTGATGCACTTTATCAGCAATATCAACATAAAGAAGATCTTAAAATGAGTAAGAAAGAAGTAAAGGATGAACGGAAAGAGTCTGAAGGGGACCCTCAAATGAAGGGTAAACGAAAGGAGATGGGACAGGCTCTCCGCCACAAACGAATGGACCATGCCGTACTAGAGTCTGATGTAGTAGTGACAAACCCAACACACTATGCCGTAGCGCTACAATATGATCCGGAAGCAAATAGCGCTCCGTTGGTAATGGCCAAAGGACAGCGTTATAAAGCACAAAAGATTAAAAAATTAGCCAGAGAATTTGATGTACCTATTGTAGAAAACAAACCGGTTGCCCAGGCACTTTTTGCTTCCGCAGAAGTCGACCAGCATATCCCAGAAGATATGTATCGGGCTGTCGCCGAAATTTTAGCCTACGTTTACAAACTTAAGAATAAACATAACATTTAA